The genome window CTGGCCGTCGCGGCGATCGTCATTCTCTACGTCTTCGTTCTCTACCTCAAAAACTTCAAGGCGTTCTTCGCGATCCATTAAGAAAGAACGCGCGAAAGCGCAAAAGAAAAAGTCCCGTCCGAGAGAATCGAGCGGGACTTTTTTTCGCTTCCGGCTTCCGTCTGCATCACGGCAGACGGATGAAAGCACGTTCAGAGTCGCCGGAATCAGGCCGGAGTCTTCAGAACGGCAGGCTTCACTTCAGACGCGGGCTTTACGGCCGGAGCGGCGGGTTTCGGAGCAGAAGCAACTTTCTCCGGAGCCGCCGCCGCAGGAGCTGCTTTCGGTGCCTCAGCCGGCGCCTTGGACGCTGCGGCAGGAGCGGCCTTCGGCTTTGCGGCTGTCGTCTTCGGAGCGGGCGCAGCCGTCTTCGCAGCAGCAGGCGCCTTCACCGCAGCCTTCTTAGCCGGAGCCGGCTTGGCGGCTTCAGTCTTGACGGGAGCTGCGGTCTTTGCCTGAGCCGCAGCAGCAGGCTTTTGAGCCGCTTTTTGAGTCACGCGGCGGGCCGGGGCAGCCTTGGGCGCTGCCGCCTTCTTTTCCGCCGTCTTCTTTTCAGCAGCCGCCTTTTCAGCCGGCTTCTTCGCGGAAGGAGCCTTCACGGCCTTCTGCGCCTTTTCTTCCTGCGCCTTCAGCGCTTCGGCGCGCTTCAGAGCTTCGGCTTCCATCGCAAAGGGCAAAAGCACGCGGTGCAGAATGGCGACGCCTTCCTTCAGCTCCTTCTTCTTGATGATGAGGGGCGGGCAGAGGCGGATCGTCGTGCCGCCGGCCGTGAGAATGATGAGGCCCGCTTCGAGCGCCGCCTTCTGGATGTCGCCGAGGCGAGACCGGAGTTCGGGGATGAGTTCGCAGCCGTCGAGGAGCCCCATGCCGCGGACAGCCGAGAAGACATGGAGTTCATCATTGACGCGCGTGAGCTCCTCGCGAAGGAGCTTGCCCTTCTCCATTACCTTGGCCATGAATTCGGGCTTCGAGATCTTCGCGACGACGGCAGAGCCGACGGCGCACCCGAGGGGGTTTCCGCCGAAGGTCGAGCCGTGGGTGCCGGCCTTGAAGTGCGCGGCGATGTCGTTCGACGTGAGAACGCAGCCGATCGGATAGCCGCCGGCAATGCCCTTCGCGGTCGAGACGATGTCGGGCTGAATGCCGATCTGCTCATAGGCGAAGAAGGTGCCCGAACGCGCGCACCCTGTCTGGACCTCGTCCATGATGAGAAGCGCATGGTGCTTGTCGCAGAGCTCGCGCACGCGCTTCGCGAACTTCGGATCCACCGGCAGAACGCCGCCTTCGCCCTGCACGGGCTCGAAGATGACGGCGCACGTACGGTCCGAAATCTGCTTCTCGAAAGCCTTGATGTCGTTGAAGGGGAGATGCGTGATGGCGCCGGGACGCGGACCGAAGCCGAGCGAATACTTGTCCTGTCCGCCCACGCTCACCGTAAAGAACGTGCGGCCGTGGAAGCTGTGCGCGAAGGAAATGATCTCATCCTTCTTTTCGCCGTAAAGGTCGACCGCAGTGCGGCGGGCGAGCTTCAGAGCGCATTCGTTCGCTTCCGCGCCCGAATTCGTGAAGAAGACGCGGTCGAAGCCCGTCACCTTCGTAATCTCCATCGCAAACTTGAGCGTCGAGTCGTTCGCAAAAACGTTGCTCACATGCACGAGCCGGGCGCTCTGCTTTTTGAGCGCCTTTCGCACGGTCTTCGGCGCGTTGCCGAGCGAATTGACGGCAATGCCGCCGCCGAAATCGAGGTATGAGCGGCCTTCGCTGTCGTAGAGGCGGCACTTCCTGCCGCGCACCAGCACGAGGTCTGCGGGTTTGTAACACGGGAACATGACCTGATCATAGGTCGCGCGCGTAACTTCAGTCATCGGTAAAAAATCCTTTGGTTGTCAATGCGTTGGTCCGATCGAGGCGCAGTTCCCCGGTCAGAGGTTGAATTCGTAGGCGAGCTCGTCGCAGCGTTCACGCTTATTGCAATTCTCGCAGTCCTTGAGAATTTTTTCCGGCAGCGCTTCGATCTTGGTGAGTGCAAAGCCGCAGCGCTCGAAAAACTTCGGATTGCGCGTGAGCACGAACACTTTAGCAATATCGAGACGCCTTGCGCGATCGAGCAGGTACTCAACAATAGCGCGTCCCTGGCCCTGGCGCTGAACCAGCGGAGAAACCCCGAGCGAGCGGATCTCCGCGAGACCCGAGTCATAAACGAAAAGGCTCGCGCAGCCCACCATCTGACCGTCGCGCACGCAGACTGCGAAGGAATCGATATTGCGGATGATGTCGGCGCGCTTTCGCGGCAGGTTTTCTCCCTGCTGAGCCCAGTAGCGCACGAGTCCCTCAACATCGTCGACGTCGGAAAGCCGCCCCTGGCGAATGAAGAAGGGCGCGCGGTCGCGGTTGACGAGAATCTGGCTGAGCGCCTTCGAAAGGTAGGAAAGCTCGTCGGGCGTAATGTTGCGGTTTCTGAGGAGATTCACCGCCTCGTCGTAGAGGTCTTCAAAGGGCGTGCCTCTGAAATTCTTCTGCGCTTCCTCAGGGAGCATGACGCCGAGCGGGGAAATTTCTCCTGCGCGCTCCTTCGGGATCATGTGAATAAGCGTCTGCGGAACGGCAGCCTCAACGCCCGGCACGATGGGAATGGTCCTCTTTTGCGTCTCTTCTCTTCTATTCATCATCTTCATCAAAAAGGCAAGGGGTTCAGGGTTACTGAACGCAACGGAACACAATGCCTGAGTGCCCGGCCGCCCGGAGGGAAACGAGGGTCCTCCCCCGCCGGAATTGACGAACGCTCAGGCTCACAACTCACCTTCGCCGCCCTTGTCATGGAAGACGAATCAGAATTCGATTTTATGGATGGTTAATCACGACGCTTGGTGATTTTGCATAGTCCGGTTTGACTAAAACCAAGAAAAAGGACATCAGCGCAGCAATATTTATTCCCGCGTTATGTCCTCATCCTATGCATTTACATTTATTTCTTGATTATCAATCAATTCAATAATTTTTTAGAAGTTTATTGATAATATTCGACAGTCCTGTCGATAATCATCCATTTATTGTCGACAATTAACCTCTGCAGACGGTTCCGGGGAACTTTCCGACCGATAAAAGTTCAGGAACCGCGTCGTCAAAGATGGAAGCAATCGACACCGGCGCCCCCGTTGCCCGGGAAGCGGATAGGGCCGCATGCACCTTGACCGTCATGCCGGCCGTAATGATGCCCTCGCGGATCAACGCCTCCGTGCTTTCGGGCGTGAGCTCCGGAATCAGCCGCTTTTCGCCGTCAAGCACTCCTTTTACGTCGGATAGGAAGATGAGGGGCGCGCCGAGAAGTTCCGCGACTGAGAGCGCGGCATCGTCGGCATTGATGTTCCAGAGGCGTCCTTCAGAATCAAGCCCGACCGAGGAAATTACCGGGAGCCACCCAGCATTGAGGAGCGAAAGAAGCCGCCCCCTATCCTCAACGCCGCCGGCCTGAGTCTTCGCCACGCGGCCGAGTTCCGGGTCCTCCGGCACGACGCGGCACATGCCGCCGTCCGTTGCGGCAAGACCAAGGGGAAGAAGCCCGGCACGCACTGCCGCACCCCGCAGCTGAAGACTGCAGGTGCCGGCAAGCGCACCGGCGATCAGCGGCATCTCTTCTGCCGGACTTACGCGAAGCCCTCTCACGCGCTTCACTTCATGCCCCAGATCCGTCATGAGGCGGTCGACGGCTACGCCGCCGCCGTGCACGAGGAGAAATGCGCGCCCTGCGCTCCTGAGCGCCCGGAAAAGGCGTTCAAGTTCCGGCTCGGCGCCGAGCGCCTTCCCGGAAAGCTTGATGACAAGAGGTGCAGCGTTGATTGTCGGCTCCATGGCTTCCTTCTCTCCTTTATTCTCGAACGGTTGAGATGCGGCCCGCGGCGCTTCAGACGGAGAATCCCGTGTCTTCCGGGAGCTCGAGACGCATGTTCATCGCCTGCACCGCCTGGGAGGCGGCCCCCTTCAAAAGATTGTCGATCGCGCTCACGATGACGATGTAGCCCGTGTCTGAGACCTTGAAGCCGATGTCGCAATAGGGCTGATTCACCACATCATCGAGCTTCGGGAGCCCCTGGCGCACCCGCACGAAGGCGTGCTCGGTATACGCGCGCTCATAGACCCTCTCAATCGCCTCCTCATCTGCTCCGGGAGCGAGCTTTGCCGTAATCGTCGCGAGGATGCCGCGCTTGAAGGCGCCGAGATGCGGATTGAAGATGACCGGGACGCCGCCCAGGTGCTCCTCAATTTCCGGGCGATGCCGATGCGTGAAGATCCCGTAGGCCGAAAGGCTCACTTCACAGAAGGCGTTCGAGAGCTTCGCCTTTCTGCCGGCGCCCGAGACCCCCGAAACCGCGTCGATGACGGGCGGCATGGAGAGATCAAGAAGCCCCGCGTCGATGAGCGGACGAAGCGCGAGCTGCGACGCCGTCGGGTAGCACCCGGGAAGCGAAATCAGATTGGCTTCACGGAGCCTCGCTTCATCGACATATTCCGGAAGCGCATAGACTGCGTCCTCGAGAAGCTCCGGATGAGCGTGCTCGAAGCCGTAGTGCTTCGGATAGAGCTTCGGGTCGGCAAGCCTGAAGGCGCCCGAGAGATCGAAAACCTTGACGCACTTTTCGAGGAAGACCGGAGCGAGCCTTGCGCTTACTTCGTGCTCGGTGGCGAGAAAGACGATTTCGATGTTTTCG of Sutterella faecalis contains these proteins:
- a CDS encoding acetylornithine/succinyldiaminopimelate transaminase, with amino-acid sequence MTEVTRATYDQVMFPCYKPADLVLVRGRKCRLYDSEGRSYLDFGGGIAVNSLGNAPKTVRKALKKQSARLVHVSNVFANDSTLKFAMEITKVTGFDRVFFTNSGAEANECALKLARRTAVDLYGEKKDEIISFAHSFHGRTFFTVSVGGQDKYSLGFGPRPGAITHLPFNDIKAFEKQISDRTCAVIFEPVQGEGGVLPVDPKFAKRVRELCDKHHALLIMDEVQTGCARSGTFFAYEQIGIQPDIVSTAKGIAGGYPIGCVLTSNDIAAHFKAGTHGSTFGGNPLGCAVGSAVVAKISKPEFMAKVMEKGKLLREELTRVNDELHVFSAVRGMGLLDGCELIPELRSRLGDIQKAALEAGLIILTAGGTTIRLCPPLIIKKKELKEGVAILHRVLLPFAMEAEALKRAEALKAQEEKAQKAVKAPSAKKPAEKAAAEKKTAEKKAAAPKAAPARRVTQKAAQKPAAAAQAKTAAPVKTEAAKPAPAKKAAVKAPAAAKTAAPAPKTTAAKPKAAPAAASKAPAEAPKAAPAAAAPEKVASAPKPAAPAVKPASEVKPAVLKTPA
- a CDS encoding GNAT family N-acetyltransferase — protein: MPGVEAAVPQTLIHMIPKERAGEISPLGVMLPEEAQKNFRGTPFEDLYDEAVNLLRNRNITPDELSYLSKALSQILVNRDRAPFFIRQGRLSDVDDVEGLVRYWAQQGENLPRKRADIIRNIDSFAVCVRDGQMVGCASLFVYDSGLAEIRSLGVSPLVQRQGQGRAIVEYLLDRARRLDIAKVFVLTRNPKFFERCGFALTKIEALPEKILKDCENCNKRERCDELAYEFNL
- the argB gene encoding acetylglutamate kinase, whose translation is MEPTINAAPLVIKLSGKALGAEPELERLFRALRSAGRAFLLVHGGGVAVDRLMTDLGHEVKRVRGLRVSPAEEMPLIAGALAGTCSLQLRGAAVRAGLLPLGLAATDGGMCRVVPEDPELGRVAKTQAGGVEDRGRLLSLLNAGWLPVISSVGLDSEGRLWNINADDAALSVAELLGAPLIFLSDVKGVLDGEKRLIPELTPESTEALIREGIITAGMTVKVHAALSASRATGAPVSIASIFDDAVPELLSVGKFPGTVCRG
- the argC gene encoding N-acetyl-gamma-glutamyl-phosphate reductase, whose product is MHDDYYRYKKLRAAIVGASGYAGTELLRLLLDHPEVKVTALYVSEQSVDAGKQIDEIDGRLCGRTDLKLQPLSDPEAAAENIEIVFLATEHEVSARLAPVFLEKCVKVFDLSGAFRLADPKLYPKHYGFEHAHPELLEDAVYALPEYVDEARLREANLISLPGCYPTASQLALRPLIDAGLLDLSMPPVIDAVSGVSGAGRKAKLSNAFCEVSLSAYGIFTHRHRPEIEEHLGGVPVIFNPHLGAFKRGILATITAKLAPGADEEAIERVYERAYTEHAFVRVRQGLPKLDDVVNQPYCDIGFKVSDTGYIVIVSAIDNLLKGAASQAVQAMNMRLELPEDTGFSV